In Candidatus Kapaibacterium sp., the following are encoded in one genomic region:
- the ftsA gene encoding cell division protein FtsA, translating to MTETQQHIAVGLDIGTTKICAIVAQKDPDSNIIKILGMGVADSEGLNRGVVVNIDKTVSAIKRVIVDAEQQSGITIKEVVVGIAGDHIESFQSRGIVGISSPTNEISKKDVDRLLEETRKISISADKKIIHIIPQDFTIDGQDGIIDPVGMSGVRMEANVHIVTGLSTAIQNLYKCVERAGLNIKDLVLEPLASAMAVLTPEEKEVGVALVDIGGGTTDIAIFEENLVRYTSVFAIAGKQVTDDVRKGLGIIQSQAERLKRDYGHSFGASIENDEVIMVPGVGGRAPKEITKNYLCNILQPRMEEIFEFIQAEIMKSQFGSQLGAGVVITGGTSLLRGTDELAQHILQMPVKIGIPSGFTYSGLVPEIENPMYATSVGLVLWDIHNYGGSSLNTTILEGESVQTETEESVKMEAEVEEKNDTEAGDNWLNKVMEQMKKGISNIGRFLKEL from the coding sequence ATGACAGAAACACAACAGCATATAGCAGTCGGATTGGACATAGGCACAACCAAAATTTGTGCAATTGTCGCTCAAAAAGACCCTGACAGCAACATCATCAAAATACTCGGTATGGGTGTTGCAGACAGCGAAGGATTGAACCGCGGTGTTGTAGTAAATATCGATAAAACTGTAAGTGCAATTAAGCGAGTAATCGTTGATGCCGAACAACAATCGGGCATTACAATCAAAGAAGTAGTAGTCGGAATCGCCGGTGACCATATAGAATCATTCCAATCGCGTGGTATCGTCGGGATTTCGTCACCAACAAATGAAATTTCAAAAAAAGATGTTGACAGATTATTAGAAGAAACACGCAAGATTTCCATTTCTGCGGACAAAAAAATCATCCACATTATTCCCCAAGATTTTACAATTGACGGACAAGACGGTATCATAGACCCGGTCGGGATGAGTGGAGTGAGGATGGAAGCAAACGTTCATATCGTAACCGGACTAAGTACAGCAATTCAAAACCTTTACAAATGCGTCGAAAGAGCAGGACTTAATATCAAAGACCTTGTTCTGGAGCCATTAGCCTCAGCTATGGCAGTACTGACACCTGAAGAAAAAGAAGTTGGCGTCGCATTGGTAGATATTGGTGGTGGTACAACGGACATTGCAATTTTTGAAGAAAATCTTGTTCGATATACTTCTGTATTTGCAATTGCCGGAAAGCAAGTCACCGACGACGTTCGCAAAGGACTTGGAATAATACAGTCTCAAGCCGAAAGGCTCAAGAGGGATTACGGGCATTCTTTCGGAGCTTCAATCGAAAATGATGAAGTAATAATGGTACCCGGCGTTGGTGGCAGAGCCCCAAAGGAGATAACCAAAAATTATCTTTGCAATATATTACAACCACGAATGGAAGAGATTTTCGAGTTTATACAAGCTGAAATTATGAAGTCGCAATTCGGTAGCCAACTTGGTGCCGGAGTTGTAATCACAGGCGGCACGAGTTTACTGCGAGGAACAGATGAATTAGCCCAACATATTCTGCAAATGCCTGTGAAAATAGGTATTCCATCAGGATTTACATATTCCGGATTAGTTCCGGAAATCGAAAACCCGATGTATGCAACTTCAGTGGGTCTTGTTTTGTGGGATATTCACAATTATGGCGGTTCCTCGCTAAATACAACTATTTTAGAAGGCGAATCGGTACAGACTGAAACAGAAGAAAGCGTTAAAATGGAAGCAGAAGTGGAAGAAAAAAATGACACAGAAGCAGGCGACAACTGGTTAAACAAAGTTATGGAACAAATGAAAAAAGGCATTAGCAACATCGGAAGATTTTTGAAAGAACTCTAA
- a CDS encoding ABC transporter permease: MNHSLVRLISSRLTQGVRRKRFLKFTKIVALASVTLGCLALILSLSILEGFDRKLHSTAERFSAHLIVTSFNREPLPNYEETSEKIKENFKQVTGVEPILEREGLIRSDLHTDGITINGIIPEKSVTGFEKFITQGTYSFTDDNAKEAIISERMSEKLGVKMGDKIVIFTMKDNSALNFGGIKADNFTIKAIYKSGMVQFDDVLVLIPLKRAAKLFDMPDGTASSYKIMLTDMHQSTALVDTLESYLRYPYFAFTIFNFHGSLFSWIELQKEPIPIILGLISLVAVLNIITALLITILEKTNSIGILRALGMRKRELLASFVNQGFVIGLTGTLLGTGIAFIFCKLQESYGIIRLKGEIYFLDTLPIAIVPEHYLLVIAVSLVLTLAATIIPAFIAVSISPLRALRFK, translated from the coding sequence ATGAATCATTCATTAGTGCGATTGATTTCCTCGCGACTTACACAAGGTGTACGGAGGAAAAGGTTTCTAAAATTTACAAAAATTGTCGCATTGGCGAGCGTCACGCTGGGATGCTTAGCTTTGATATTATCCCTTTCGATACTCGAAGGTTTCGACAGGAAGTTGCACAGCACCGCAGAAAGATTTTCGGCGCATCTTATCGTTACTTCATTCAACCGCGAACCTCTCCCGAATTATGAAGAAACGAGCGAAAAAATAAAAGAAAATTTTAAGCAAGTCACAGGAGTTGAGCCCATTCTCGAAAGGGAAGGATTGATTCGTTCCGATTTGCATACCGACGGAATTACTATAAACGGTATAATTCCCGAAAAGTCTGTCACAGGATTCGAGAAGTTTATCACCCAAGGCACATATTCATTTACTGACGACAATGCCAAAGAAGCAATAATTAGCGAGAGGATGTCCGAAAAACTCGGCGTAAAAATGGGCGATAAAATTGTGATTTTCACTATGAAAGACAATTCTGCACTCAATTTTGGCGGTATCAAAGCTGATAACTTCACAATTAAAGCTATTTACAAAAGCGGTATGGTGCAATTTGACGATGTTTTAGTCCTGATTCCGTTGAAACGAGCCGCAAAATTATTCGACATGCCAGATGGAACTGCTTCATCGTATAAAATAATGTTGACCGATATGCACCAATCAACAGCTTTAGTTGATACTCTCGAATCATATTTGAGATACCCGTATTTTGCTTTTACAATTTTCAATTTTCACGGTTCACTTTTTTCTTGGATTGAATTACAAAAGGAACCTATTCCAATCATTTTGGGGCTGATTTCGCTCGTTGCTGTTTTGAATATTATTACAGCTTTATTAATTACTATTCTCGAAAAGACTAACTCCATAGGCATTTTGAGAGCTTTGGGGATGAGGAAGAGGGAATTGCTGGCATCTTTTGTCAATCAAGGCTTTGTAATCGGACTAACGGGCACTTTATTGGGCACAGGCATCGCTTTTATATTTTGTAAATTGCAAGAAAGCTATGGAATTATAAGATTGAAGGGTGAAATTTATTTTTTGGATACATTGCCGATAGCCATTGTGCCGGAACATTATCTTCTTGTGATTGCAGTTTCTCTTGTGCTTACATTAGCGGCGACCATTATTCCGGCATTTATTGCTGTGAGCATAAGCCCATTGCGAGCCTTACGATTTAAATAA
- a CDS encoding FtsQ-type POTRA domain-containing protein, which yields MERQEKNEVPKRGSFLRALPIGLIVIAVILIGIVALTYKSGEWYSEQSISKIEVEGSNILSESEIMIMLKDSVLGKTYSEIDIANIDKMLLQNPYIIKTIITHDGKGKIHVEVFERQPTAILIKADGNLAYSDDSGFTFPYVPLENVDNIPILGNLYLSGRLNMKALKMALKIVDEISNTDYDIIISRINFKSGTSFETITSDYGVKLIVDASYQLDEQLKKYVRFAAKNERTMMLSEVKYLDLRWSNRLVAGY from the coding sequence ATGGAACGACAAGAAAAAAATGAAGTCCCTAAGCGTGGTTCTTTTTTGAGAGCCCTTCCTATTGGTTTGATTGTAATAGCAGTCATACTGATAGGCATAGTAGCGCTTACCTACAAGTCCGGCGAGTGGTACTCAGAGCAATCCATAAGCAAAATCGAAGTCGAAGGCAGCAACATTTTGAGCGAATCAGAAATCATGATTATGCTCAAAGACTCTGTGCTCGGCAAGACCTATTCCGAAATTGATATAGCAAACATTGATAAAATGCTCTTGCAAAATCCATACATCATAAAAACAATAATCACACACGACGGCAAAGGCAAAATCCACGTCGAAGTATTCGAGCGTCAACCTACGGCAATTTTAATCAAAGCAGACGGCAATTTAGCTTATAGCGACGATTCCGGGTTTACTTTTCCTTATGTGCCGCTCGAAAATGTTGACAATATTCCAATCTTAGGCAATTTATACTTAAGCGGTAGATTGAATATGAAAGCACTCAAAATGGCATTGAAAATAGTTGATGAAATCAGCAACACTGATTACGACATAATCATATCGCGAATCAATTTCAAATCAGGAACAAGCTTTGAAACCATCACATCGGATTACGGAGTGAAGTTGATTGTAGATGCCTCATACCAATTAGATGAACAACTTAAGAAATATGTAAGATTTGCGGCTAAGAACGAACGTACAATGATGTTGTCGGAAGTAAAATATTTAGACCTGCGATGGAGCAATAGGCTTGTGGCGGGTTATTAA
- the ftsZ gene encoding cell division protein FtsZ, producing MPIGIDTTISTGARIRVIGVGGGGGNAINNMISSGLESVDFIAVNTDAQALEHNLAKTKIQIGDGTTRGLGAGGNWEVGQKAAEESITELKEVIKGSDMVFVTAGMGGGTGTGAAPVIAQTAKEMGALVVGVVTKPFQWEGIRRSKSAKDGIARLKEGVDALIIIPNQRLLEIIDNNTSFKEAFKIVDGVLLNATRGISEIISCHGTVNVDFADVKAIMSGMGDAIMGIGIAKGENRAEKATAIALNSPLLDGVSIKGAQGVLVNITGGDDLTMNEIARAVTIVEQEAGEDTNLIHGVVQNPNMNEQIMVTVVATGFNHEEESVPEVEIAVEMNTKEKSKPIEIPFPKAPVAPKFPVTKVPRGFYHEKTGVVPTNFVPSSPRGEIQLKKFDMPAYQRRGVELSVTTNTPENDSEASHEMPDVQLNGTTRY from the coding sequence ATGCCAATTGGGATTGATACTACTATTTCGACCGGAGCAAGGATTCGCGTAATTGGAGTTGGTGGTGGCGGTGGAAACGCTATCAACAACATGATTTCGAGCGGTCTCGAAAGTGTTGATTTTATTGCAGTCAACACTGACGCACAAGCTCTTGAACATAATCTTGCTAAAACCAAGATTCAAATAGGTGACGGCACTACTCGAGGCTTAGGCGCGGGTGGTAATTGGGAAGTTGGACAAAAAGCTGCAGAAGAAAGTATTACGGAATTGAAGGAAGTTATCAAAGGCAGCGACATGGTCTTTGTAACTGCCGGAATGGGTGGCGGTACAGGAACCGGAGCGGCGCCTGTAATCGCTCAAACTGCTAAAGAAATGGGTGCTTTGGTCGTGGGGGTGGTTACTAAGCCTTTCCAATGGGAAGGCATCAGAAGAAGTAAAAGTGCCAAAGATGGCATTGCACGATTGAAAGAAGGTGTTGACGCACTTATTATTATCCCCAACCAAAGATTACTTGAAATTATTGACAATAACACATCATTCAAAGAAGCTTTCAAAATAGTTGACGGCGTTTTGTTGAATGCTACAAGAGGAATTTCCGAAATCATCTCATGCCACGGTACTGTAAACGTTGACTTTGCAGACGTTAAAGCAATTATGTCCGGTATGGGTGATGCTATCATGGGTATCGGTATTGCAAAAGGTGAAAACAGAGCAGAGAAAGCTACTGCAATTGCGCTTAATTCGCCATTGCTTGACGGCGTATCAATCAAAGGTGCACAAGGCGTACTTGTGAATATTACCGGTGGCGATGATTTGACTATGAATGAAATCGCTCGCGCTGTGACTATAGTCGAGCAAGAAGCCGGCGAAGACACTAACTTGATTCACGGTGTGGTACAAAATCCGAATATGAACGAACAAATCATGGTGACAGTGGTTGCGACTGGATTCAACCATGAAGAAGAATCAGTCCCTGAAGTTGAAATAGCAGTTGAAATGAATACAAAGGAAAAATCTAAACCGATTGAAATTCCATTTCCAAAAGCACCTGTAGCCCCAAAGTTTCCTGTTACTAAGGTTCCAAGAGGATTCTATCACGAAAAAACAGGAGTTGTGCCTACGAATTTTGTTCCCTCAAGTCCGCGTGGTGAAATTCAACTCAAAAAGTTTGATATGCCTGCATATCAACGAAGAGGTGTCGAGCTCAGTGTAACAACTAACACACCTGAGAATGATTCAGAAGCAAGCCACGAAATGCCGGATGTACAATTAAACGGTACAACAAGATATTAG
- a CDS encoding acyl-CoA dehydrogenase family protein, producing the protein MNFELNEIQMQIKDTAAKFAQEEMAPGAIERDIHATYPKEILSKLGELGFLGMMVDPDWGGSGLDAISYTLAMEEFAKVDAATSIVISVQNSLVCWILENYGTDEQKEKFLRPLAEGKHIGAYCLSEPEAGSDARQQSTIAVKEGDYWIVNGMKNWISSGSNADTYIVFAQSNPELKHKGILAFVIPKDTPGFEPAKKEDKMGMRASDTCSIGLTNVKLTDENLIGKVGEGFYIAMRGLNCGRIGIAAQSVGIAQGAFEAALKYSKERKTMGIPICEHQLIQAKLAQMSMKINAARLLVLKAAWLRDNEMDHIRESSEAKLFASTIANEVTREAVQIHGGYGYVREYIVERMMRDAKVTEIYEGTSEIQQIVIARELIKNS; encoded by the coding sequence ATTAATTTTGAATTGAACGAAATTCAAATGCAAATAAAAGACACAGCCGCAAAATTTGCACAAGAGGAAATGGCACCGGGCGCAATCGAGCGAGATATTCATGCTACATACCCAAAAGAAATATTATCGAAATTGGGCGAACTCGGCTTCCTCGGAATGATGGTGGACCCTGATTGGGGCGGCTCCGGATTGGATGCTATTAGTTATACATTAGCAATGGAAGAATTTGCCAAAGTAGATGCCGCAACAAGTATCGTGATTTCTGTCCAAAATTCTTTAGTTTGCTGGATTTTGGAAAATTATGGTACAGATGAGCAAAAGGAAAAATTTCTCCGCCCATTAGCCGAAGGCAAACATATTGGGGCTTACTGTTTGAGTGAACCCGAAGCCGGCTCCGATGCTCGCCAACAGAGCACCATCGCAGTTAAAGAAGGCGATTATTGGATTGTAAACGGTATGAAAAATTGGATTTCTTCCGGTAGCAACGCCGATACTTATATCGTTTTTGCACAAAGCAACCCCGAACTCAAGCACAAAGGAATTCTTGCTTTCGTTATCCCAAAAGATACGCCCGGTTTTGAACCTGCCAAAAAGGAAGATAAAATGGGAATGAGAGCATCCGACACATGTTCAATAGGATTAACTAACGTTAAATTGACTGATGAAAATCTTATCGGCAAAGTTGGCGAAGGATTTTATATCGCCATGAGAGGTTTGAATTGTGGTCGAATCGGTATCGCAGCTCAATCTGTGGGAATAGCTCAGGGTGCATTTGAAGCCGCTCTAAAATATTCGAAAGAACGTAAAACTATGGGAATCCCAATTTGCGAACACCAATTGATTCAAGCAAAATTAGCTCAAATGTCTATGAAAATCAATGCTGCACGGCTTCTTGTGCTCAAAGCTGCTTGGTTGCGTGATAACGAAATGGACCACATTCGGGAAAGCTCGGAAGCTAAATTATTTGCTTCAACAATTGCAAATGAAGTCACTCGTGAAGCTGTCCAAATTCATGGCGGTTACGGCTACGTCCGAGAGTATATTGTTGAGCGTATGATGCGCGATGCAAAAGTAACTGAAATTTACGAAGGGACTTCGGAAATTCAACAAATTGTGATTGCAAGAGAATTAATAAAGAATTCATGA
- a CDS encoding T9SS type A sorting domain-containing protein, which yields MKFIYYLLVLLFIATNLQAANFKVEPTEIIIKKTPDFDYVYDYAEIISLTDEPVTISWEKEYLTEVPANWETSVQCPGEFHFDSHIAGFTFELSEESKFDNKFIFHAYPNQSFGYLEAAFHFHEIGYPDDVQTIVFKVSIYDVINSIDEPHKDDLVRIDGNQINFTDKIAKAMLFDLNGNLIAECKSGDYYNLAHLSAGIYIVNLVTNDNRTYNHKIIKR from the coding sequence ATGAAATTTATATACTATCTCCTTGTTTTATTGTTTATTGCGACTAATCTCCAAGCTGCTAATTTCAAAGTCGAACCAACTGAAATTATCATCAAAAAAACGCCGGATTTCGATTATGTTTATGATTATGCCGAAATAATTAGTCTGACAGACGAACCTGTAACTATAAGTTGGGAGAAAGAGTATTTGACTGAAGTCCCGGCAAATTGGGAAACTTCAGTGCAGTGTCCGGGCGAATTTCATTTCGATTCGCATATCGCAGGATTTACTTTCGAGCTAAGCGAGGAATCAAAGTTTGACAACAAATTTATATTTCATGCCTATCCAAACCAATCATTCGGCTATCTCGAAGCGGCTTTTCATTTTCATGAAATCGGTTACCCAGATGATGTCCAGACAATAGTTTTCAAGGTAAGTATATATGATGTTATTAATAGCATTGATGAGCCGCACAAAGATGACTTAGTCCGAATTGATGGAAATCAAATCAATTTTACCGACAAAATTGCCAAAGCAATGCTTTTTGACTTAAACGGTAACTTAATCGCCGAATGTAAAAGCGGTGATTATTATAATTTGGCTCATCTTTCAGCCGGAATATACATCGTTAATCTCGTTACCAACGACAATCGAACTTACAATCACAAGATTATCAAGCGCTAA
- a CDS encoding DUF1573 domain-containing protein, which translates to MRIFYSALLIFAFAFSTMLAQPKLEIEGGTTYDWGRVTPEQNPLKASIKLHNKGDKTLEIKRVKPGCGCTTAPLDTNIIAPGKYATLEVTLNVSTYDGPVTKSISIFTNQPEERTMLMIKANVMRPITVFPKFLSFPKLFINEESVGKVVITNNTDKPVTVTGVDVSARVIAGATDGEATMKVNVKVGDVLNPKVPYTVEATLMPKSTGRLSSSVKIKTDSKESGLIEISGWGNIVDPKEEPKTGQNR; encoded by the coding sequence ATGAGAATCTTTTACTCAGCATTATTGATTTTTGCGTTTGCTTTTTCTACAATGTTAGCACAACCGAAGCTCGAAATAGAGGGCGGAACTACTTACGATTGGGGCAGAGTAACACCTGAGCAAAACCCACTTAAGGCAAGTATAAAACTTCACAACAAAGGGGATAAAACACTTGAGATTAAGCGAGTAAAACCCGGATGTGGTTGCACCACAGCACCGCTTGACACTAATATTATCGCTCCCGGTAAATATGCCACGTTGGAAGTTACGCTAAATGTTTCAACATATGACGGACCGGTTACGAAGAGCATAAGTATCTTTACAAACCAACCCGAAGAAAGAACAATGCTGATGATTAAGGCGAATGTAATGCGTCCGATAACAGTTTTTCCGAAATTTTTGAGCTTTCCAAAGCTTTTTATTAATGAAGAAAGTGTCGGAAAGGTTGTAATCACAAACAATACCGATAAGCCGGTAACAGTGACCGGAGTAGATGTGTCGGCAAGAGTTATTGCCGGTGCAACTGATGGTGAAGCGACTATGAAAGTCAACGTCAAAGTTGGTGATGTTTTAAATCCTAAAGTACCTTATACAGTCGAAGCCACACTTATGCCAAAGTCAACAGGTAGATTATCTTCGAGCGTGAAAATCAAAACTGACAGCAAAGAATCAGGATTGATTGAAATTTCGGGATGGGGCAATATTGTGGACCCCAAAGAAGAACCTAAGACAGGTCAAAACAGATAG
- the pta gene encoding phosphate acetyltransferase: MSKNPFIDEIRNKAKSKNALVAFPDAEDIRTIKASRFLKDEKIARPVLVGNPENIRKVATENGVNIEDILIYDSKKDEHRNDFAAMLYEKRKHKGMTQEQAFETVGNPLYYAGFLLETGIVNVVVGGNVSSTGDVMRASIFTVGVAEGISIVSSFFIMTFPDKMYCFADCAVNPDPTAPQLCDIAISSATNFQKITGVEPKIAMLSFSTNGSAEHDLVAKVQSATSMLKEKAPHLQSDGEMQLDAAIIPSIGERKFPGSTVAGKANVLVFPDLNSGNIGYKLTERLAGAEAVGPIVQGLRKPYCDLSRGCSVDDMVNVAAICSLM, translated from the coding sequence ATGTCAAAAAATCCATTTATTGATGAAATTAGAAACAAAGCTAAGTCGAAAAATGCGCTTGTAGCTTTTCCGGATGCAGAAGATATCCGTACTATTAAGGCAAGCCGCTTTCTAAAAGACGAAAAAATCGCTCGTCCGGTTTTGGTTGGCAATCCCGAAAATATTCGAAAGGTTGCTACTGAAAATGGTGTAAACATTGAGGATATTTTGATTTACGATTCTAAGAAAGATGAACATCGCAATGATTTTGCAGCTATGCTCTACGAAAAACGCAAACACAAAGGAATGACACAAGAACAAGCCTTTGAGACAGTCGGTAATCCGCTCTATTATGCAGGATTTCTGCTCGAAACAGGCATTGTCAATGTTGTCGTAGGTGGAAACGTTTCGAGCACAGGCGATGTAATGCGTGCTTCGATATTTACCGTTGGTGTCGCCGAAGGCATTTCAATCGTAAGTTCATTTTTCATTATGACTTTCCCCGATAAGATGTATTGCTTTGCTGATTGTGCGGTCAATCCCGACCCAACAGCACCTCAACTTTGTGATATCGCAATCAGTTCGGCAACAAATTTCCAAAAAATTACCGGCGTTGAACCGAAAATCGCTATGCTGTCGTTCTCAACAAACGGAAGTGCAGAGCATGATTTAGTAGCTAAAGTACAATCGGCTACTTCGATGTTGAAAGAAAAAGCACCTCATTTGCAAAGTGATGGCGAAATGCAATTAGATGCAGCAATCATTCCATCAATCGGCGAACGGAAATTCCCGGGCTCGACAGTTGCCGGAAAAGCGAATGTACTTGTATTCCCCGATTTAAACTCAGGCAATATCGGTTATAAACTTACTGAACGTTTGGCAGGTGCGGAAGCAGTTGGTCCAATAGTGCAAGGATTGCGCAAGCCATATTGCGATTTATCACGCGGTTGCTCGGTGGACGACATGGTCAACGTTGCTGCAATTTGCAGCTTAATGTAA
- a CDS encoding class I fructose-bisphosphate aldolase gives MSKITEYLGEKSDYLLNFSTPKISKEQLNLPGPDFVDRVFINSDRNNRTIGNLQWIYNHGRLAGTGYMSILPVDQGIEHSAGASFAKNPIYFDAENIVKLAIEGGCNAVASTFGVLGIVARKYANKIPFIVKINHNELMTFPNKFDQVLFGRVEQAYDMGAAAIGATIYFGSEESSRQIVEIAEAFQLAHELGMATILWCYVRNPEFKKDKDYHVSADLTGQANHLGVTIQADIIKQKLPENNGGFDALNMGNSSYGKFDKRIYTELSSDHPIDLCRYQVANCYMGKIGLINSGGASGTNDFAEAAVTSVINKRAGGQGLISGRKAFQRPMEEGVKLLNTIQDVYLSPEVTIA, from the coding sequence ATGAGCAAAATCACTGAGTATTTGGGCGAGAAATCCGATTATTTGTTAAATTTTTCGACACCAAAAATTTCTAAAGAACAACTTAATCTTCCGGGGCCGGATTTTGTGGATAGAGTTTTCATAAATTCAGACCGAAATAACCGTACAATCGGGAATTTGCAATGGATTTACAATCATGGACGTTTGGCTGGCACAGGCTATATGTCAATTTTACCTGTTGACCAAGGTATCGAACATTCAGCCGGAGCAAGTTTTGCCAAAAATCCTATATATTTTGATGCCGAAAATATCGTCAAATTAGCTATCGAAGGCGGTTGCAATGCTGTTGCTTCGACTTTTGGCGTGCTTGGCATCGTTGCACGTAAATACGCTAACAAAATCCCTTTCATTGTCAAAATAAATCATAACGAATTGATGACTTTCCCAAATAAATTTGACCAAGTCCTATTCGGCAGAGTAGAACAGGCTTATGATATGGGTGCTGCTGCAATTGGTGCGACGATATACTTTGGTTCGGAAGAAAGTTCACGTCAGATTGTCGAGATAGCCGAAGCGTTCCAGTTAGCTCACGAGCTTGGGATGGCGACTATTTTGTGGTGCTATGTGCGTAATCCGGAATTCAAAAAGGACAAAGATTACCACGTTTCGGCAGATTTGACCGGACAAGCAAACCATTTGGGTGTGACGATTCAAGCTGACATTATCAAGCAAAAATTACCTGAAAACAACGGCGGATTCGATGCTCTCAATATGGGCAATTCATCTTACGGAAAATTCGACAAGCGCATTTATACTGAACTTTCCTCAGACCACCCGATTGATTTGTGTCGCTACCAAGTCGCAAATTGTTATATGGGCAAAATTGGACTCATAAACAGCGGTGGCGCATCAGGTACAAATGACTTCGCCGAAGCTGCCGTAACCTCAGTAATTAACAAACGTGCAGGCGGACAAGGGCTAATTTCGGGTAGAAAGGCGTTCCAACGTCCGATGGAAGAAGGAGTAAAGTTGCTGAACACAATCCAAGATGTTTATCTTAGCCCCGAAGTTACGATTGCATAA
- a CDS encoding MATE family efflux transporter has product MFSKDYRNHYKINIKLAYPIIIGQVGHIMTGMADSIMVGQVGSEYLAAASFAHNIFIMFFVFGVGLSTGLTPLVGVAKGENNSRECGRLLSNGTILGIFAGIALTAIILAVYPFLKYMGQTDVVLQLAQPYYIITAFSMFPGMLFLTFKQFTEGLSLTKPAMFFSISGNLLNIVLNYFLIYGVWIFPRLELDGAGWATLVARLYMGLAFGYYVFSNKIFKGYIKHFGDKLISRKRIISILKLGIPIGFQLILEIASFSFGAIMIGWLGAYPLAAHQIAISLAATTYLAAGGLASAATIRISTLIGAGKFEEMRRAGFSTFLMAAMFMFVTAILFILLRNHLPLIFVNEREVIELASGLIIIASLFQMFDGTQVVALGALRGLKDVKIPTLTALMAYWCVGIPTGYTLAFVFGYGAYGVWIGYLVGLGTAAVLLFFRFVKVSKEVV; this is encoded by the coding sequence ATGTTCAGCAAAGATTACCGAAACCACTATAAGATAAATATCAAATTAGCCTACCCGATTATTATTGGTCAGGTGGGTCATATTATGACCGGAATGGCAGATTCAATCATGGTAGGGCAGGTTGGAAGTGAATATCTTGCAGCTGCATCTTTTGCTCACAACATTTTTATTATGTTTTTCGTGTTCGGAGTGGGCTTATCCACTGGCTTGACGCCATTAGTTGGGGTTGCAAAAGGTGAAAATAACAGTCGTGAATGTGGAAGATTGCTCTCTAATGGTACAATTTTGGGGATTTTCGCCGGAATAGCACTCACAGCGATTATCTTAGCCGTTTACCCATTCCTGAAATATATGGGGCAAACTGATGTAGTGCTCCAATTGGCGCAACCATACTACATTATTACAGCTTTTTCAATGTTCCCGGGAATGCTTTTTCTGACATTTAAGCAATTCACCGAAGGTCTCTCGCTAACCAAACCCGCAATGTTCTTCAGCATTTCGGGGAATTTGCTAAACATAGTTTTGAACTACTTTTTGATTTACGGAGTCTGGATATTCCCGAGACTTGAGTTGGATGGAGCGGGTTGGGCGACATTGGTAGCGCGACTATACATGGGTTTGGCGTTTGGATATTATGTTTTTTCAAACAAGATTTTCAAAGGCTACATCAAGCATTTCGGCGATAAGTTAATATCTCGGAAACGAATAATTTCAATTTTGAAACTTGGAATCCCAATCGGTTTTCAGCTGATTTTGGAAATCGCTTCGTTCTCGTTTGGAGCGATTATGATTGGCTGGCTTGGTGCATACCCATTGGCGGCTCACCAAATCGCAATCAGTCTCGCGGCTACAACATATTTGGCGGCGGGTGGGCTTGCTTCGGCGGCAACGATTCGCATCAGCACATTGATTGGAGCCGGAAAATTTGAGGAAATGCGCCGCGCGGGATTTTCTACTTTTCTGATGGCAGCAATGTTTATGTTCGTTACGGCAATCCTATTCATATTGCTGAGGAATCATTTGCCCTTGATTTTTGTAAATGAGCGGGAAGTAATCGAACTCGCTTCCGGTTTAATCATCATAGCATCATTATTCCAAATGTTCGACGGAACGCAAGTAGTAGCATTAGGTGCATTGCGAGGCTTGAAGGATGTCAAAATCCCGACATTGACTGCACTGATGGCATATTGGTGCGTCGGCATACCAACGGGCTACACCTTAGCATTTGTCTTTGGATATGGTGCATACGGCGTATGGATAGGCTACTTAGTCGGGCTTGGCACCGCCGCCGTGTTGCTCTTTTTCAGATTCGTTAAAGTGTCGAAAGAGGTTGTTTAG